The following proteins are encoded in a genomic region of Scylla paramamosain isolate STU-SP2022 chromosome 40, ASM3559412v1, whole genome shotgun sequence:
- the LOC135092400 gene encoding uncharacterized protein LOC135092400, producing the protein MVCVTYTGKRSGFCCLYRERRSGFCHLYREGRSGFCCLYRERRSGFCHLCRERRSGFCRLYRERRSGFCHSYSERSGFCHLYRERRSGICHSYRERSGFCPSYREKRSGFCPSYREKRSGFCPSYREKRSGFCPSYREKRSGFCHSYRERRSGFCPSYREKRSGFCPSYREKRSGFCHSYRERRSGFCHLYRERRSGFCHLYRERRSGFCRLYRERRSGVCHSYRKRRSGVCCSYKERRSGVCHLCKERRHGFYRLYKERRHGFRHLCKERRCGFYHLIQGGEECVLSLIQGEEAWVLSLIQGDEAWVLSLNTGRGGVCSVTYTRRGGVGSVTYTGRGGVLSLI; encoded by the coding sequence atggttTGTGTCACTTATacagggaagagaagtggattCTGTTGCTTatacagggagaggaggagtgggttCTGTCACTtatacagggagggaaggagtggattCTGTTGCTTatacagggagaggaggagtgggttCTGTCACTtatgcagggagaggaggagtggattCTGTCGCTTatacagggagaggaggagtgggttCTGTCACTCATACAGTGAGAGGAGTGGATTCTGTCACTTatacagggagaggaggagtgggatCTGTCACTCAtacagggagaggagtggattCTGTCCCTCATacagggagaagaggagtggaTTCTGTCCCTCATacagggagaagaggagtggaTTCTGTCCCTCATacagggagaagaggagtggaTTCTGTCCCTCATacagggagaagaggagtggaTTCTGTCACTCatacagggagaggaggagtggattCTGTCCCTCATacagggagaagaggagtggaTTCTGTCCCTCATacagggagaagaggagtggaTTCTGTCACTCatacagggagaggaggagtggattCTGTCACTTatacagggagaggaggagtgggttCTGTCACTTatacagagagaggaggagtggatTCTGTCGCTTatacagggagaggaggagtggggtCTGTCACTcatacaggaagaggaggagtggggtcTGTTGCTCatacaaggaaaggaggagtgggGTCTGTCACTTAtgcaaggagaggaggcatgggTTCTATCGCTTAtacaaggagaggaggcatgggTTCCGTCACTTATGCAAGGAGAGGAGGTGTGGGTTCTATCACTTAAtacagggaggggaggagtgtgtTCTGTCACTTAtacaaggagaggaggcatgggTTCTGTCACTTATACAAGGAGATGAGGCGTGGGTTCTGTCACTTAatacagggagaggaggagtgtgttCTGTCACTTATACAAGGAGAGGAGGCGTGGGTTCTGTCACTTATACAGGGAGAGGAGGTGTTCTGTCACTTATATAG